In Arsenophonus sp. aPb, one DNA window encodes the following:
- a CDS encoding AAA family ATPase yields MLAEQVEDSRDDKILKGFDLNDIDIETLSAYKQLLAISKPQHPFLELTTLEFLQKIGGWKKDRQTGEEGLTLAGVLMFGTWQAIQDAAPNYFVDYQERPEAKTEKRWIDRLCPDGTWSGNVFDFYRRVYRKLITDLKIPFEIKDGVRKGDTQIHVSLREALVNTLVHADFTGPASILVVKRPDMFGFRNPGLMRVPKEIAIKGGDSDCRNRRMHQMFLNIGTSERAGSGIPKIYSGWQSVNWITPNLYETLSPSEQTLLKLSTVSLIPEHIADLLQDKFSGKFNELDDFERMIVSTAAIEGWINHSRACQLTSKHPRDVTLALPRLETKGFLVSSGEKRDKSYSLPGMGIPTPEEVFSNSIISATNLTHNGGSLTDSGTENITVNTEIDNRDNNGRLISKLLDRPFVDDLDVLSPDFKQQLFQLAQLPIKKKRLTSNEMRNVLIQLCKGHYVAISILSRLTSRTPQNLRQSHLKEMVDKGVLSLAFPNKPHSPKQGYTVLDE; encoded by the coding sequence ATGCTAGCGGAACAGGTTGAAGACAGCCGCGATGATAAGATATTGAAAGGTTTTGATTTGAACGATATTGATATTGAAACTTTAAGTGCATATAAGCAATTGTTGGCAATTTCCAAGCCTCAACATCCCTTCTTAGAATTAACCACGCTAGAGTTTCTACAAAAAATTGGTGGCTGGAAAAAAGATAGGCAAACAGGTGAGGAGGGACTAACTCTGGCAGGGGTTTTGATGTTTGGAACTTGGCAAGCAATTCAGGATGCCGCTCCTAATTATTTTGTGGATTATCAAGAACGGCCTGAAGCTAAAACAGAGAAAAGATGGATTGATAGGTTATGTCCTGATGGTACTTGGTCTGGTAATGTTTTTGATTTTTATCGTAGGGTATATCGTAAATTAATCACTGATCTAAAAATTCCTTTTGAAATCAAGGATGGGGTTAGAAAAGGGGATACTCAAATACATGTATCTTTAAGGGAAGCTCTTGTAAATACATTAGTACACGCTGATTTTACCGGGCCAGCATCTATATTAGTTGTAAAACGGCCAGATATGTTTGGTTTTAGAAATCCTGGGTTAATGAGAGTACCGAAAGAGATCGCAATAAAAGGTGGTGATAGTGATTGCCGTAATCGGCGTATGCATCAAATGTTTTTAAATATTGGTACTAGTGAACGGGCGGGTTCAGGTATCCCTAAAATATATAGTGGGTGGCAATCTGTGAATTGGATAACCCCTAATTTATATGAAACATTGTCACCATCAGAGCAAACATTGTTAAAACTTTCGACTGTGAGCCTAATTCCCGAACATATAGCAGATCTCTTACAAGATAAATTTTCAGGGAAATTTAATGAGCTTGATGATTTTGAAAGAATGATTGTCAGTACGGCTGCAATTGAGGGCTGGATAAATCACTCCAGAGCTTGTCAATTAACCAGTAAACATCCCAGAGACGTTACCTTAGCCTTACCTCGATTAGAAACTAAGGGGTTTTTAGTTTCTAGTGGGGAAAAACGTGATAAGTCATATTCACTACCGGGAATGGGAATTCCAACACCTGAAGAAGTGTTTTCTAATTCGATCATTTCTGCTACCAACTTAACGCATAACGGAGGAAGCTTAACGGATAGCGGCACAGAAAACATCACCGTGAATACTGAGATAGATAATAGGGATAATAATGGCAGGCTTATTAGTAAGTTGCTAGATAGACCTTTTGTTGATGATCTTGATGTTTTATCTCCCGACTTCAAACAGCAACTTTTTCAACTAGCACAATTGCCTATAAAAAAGAAAAGGCTTACATCGAATGAAATGAGAAATGTTTTAATTCAGTTATGTAAAGGACATTATGTTGCTATATCTATTTTGAGTCGATTAACCAGTCGTACTCCTCAAAATTTGCGTCAAAGTCATTTAAAAGAAATGGTTGATAAAGGAGTGCTGAGTTTAGCTTTTCCAAATAAGCCACATTCACCAAAACAAGGTTATA
- a CDS encoding ATP-binding protein: MIQLTDLLDIQALAESEEIEFKQAQGQDGKGKLPKEFWPTYSSMANTHGGYIILGVKEQDNSFLPVGINNVAKIKKELFDTLNNHSKVSYNLLSLKDFHEFNINGKQIVAIRIPQALRQQKPIF; the protein is encoded by the coding sequence ATGATTCAACTTACTGATTTATTGGATATACAAGCTTTGGCTGAGTCTGAAGAAATTGAATTTAAACAAGCTCAAGGCCAGGATGGGAAAGGTAAACTACCAAAAGAGTTTTGGCCTACATATAGTTCGATGGCTAACACTCATGGTGGATATATTATTTTAGGTGTGAAAGAGCAAGATAATTCATTTTTGCCTGTAGGTATAAATAATGTAGCTAAAATAAAAAAAGAGCTATTTGATACTTTAAATAATCATTCTAAAGTTAGCTATAACCTATTAAGTTTAAAAGATTTTCATGAGTTCAATATTAATGGCAAACAAATTGTAGCTATTAGGATCCCGCAGGCATTACGTCAACAAAAACCCATTTTTTAA
- the rpoH gene encoding RNA polymerase sigma factor RpoH codes for MTKDMQSLALIPQGSIEAYVRSANAYPMLTAEEEQEYAKRLHYHGDLNAAKQLILSHLRFVIHIARNYSGYGLPQADLIQEGNIGLMKAVRRFNPEVGVRLVSFAVHWIKAEIHEYVLRNWRIVKVATTKAQRKLFFNLRKNKKRIGWFNQNEVDMVAKELGVTSKDVREMESRMAAQDMAFDMNDDDDSGENTTIAPVLYLQDKSSDFADSIEEDNWENHATDKLTQALSTLDERSQDIIRARWLDDENKTTLQDLADKYSVSAERVRQLEKNAMKKLRLVMEA; via the coding sequence ATGACCAAAGATATGCAATCATTAGCATTAATTCCACAAGGTAGCATCGAAGCTTATGTGCGATCAGCTAATGCTTATCCGATGCTAACAGCAGAGGAAGAACAAGAATATGCAAAACGGCTGCATTATCATGGTGATTTAAATGCGGCTAAACAGCTTATTCTCTCTCATTTACGTTTTGTTATTCATATCGCGCGTAATTATTCAGGTTATGGATTGCCACAAGCGGATCTGATCCAAGAAGGTAATATTGGCCTAATGAAGGCTGTTCGTCGTTTTAATCCTGAAGTTGGCGTACGTTTAGTTTCATTTGCCGTCCATTGGATCAAAGCTGAAATTCATGAATATGTATTGCGTAATTGGCGGATAGTTAAAGTTGCAACCACCAAAGCTCAACGTAAACTTTTTTTCAATTTGCGTAAGAATAAGAAACGTATTGGTTGGTTTAATCAAAATGAAGTTGATATGGTCGCCAAGGAGCTAGGTGTAACCAGCAAGGATGTTCGCGAAATGGAATCGCGAATGGCTGCACAAGATATGGCATTCGACATGAATGACGATGATGATAGTGGTGAAAATACGACTATTGCACCGGTTTTATATCTACAGGATAAATCTTCTGATTTTGCCGATAGCATTGAGGAAGATAATTGGGAAAACCATGCTACTGATAAATTAACGCAGGCACTGTCCACCTTAGATGAGCGTAGCCAGGATATCATTCGTGCGCGCTGGCTTGATGACGAGAACAAAACTACTTTACAGGATTTAGCCGATAAATATAGTGTATCTGCGGAACGCGTTCGACAATTAGAAAAAAATGCCATGAAAAAACTGCGCTTAGTGATGGAGGCTTAA
- the ftsX gene encoding permease-like cell division protein FtsX, whose translation MAKKPIHKTAKAKALKGGWREQWRYAWLNTLADMLRQPLATLLTVAVIAISITLPSLCYIVWKNVSQAAQQWYPTPQLTVYLDKSLDEKGAEQTVAGLRQLDGVKSVNYLSREEAMIEFRNWSGFGTALDLLEENPLPAVAIVTPKIDFQNSQSLMNLRNKVGQLAGIEDVRMDDSWFTRLAALTGLIGHIALVIGILMVMAVFLVIGNSIRLNIFARRDTINVMKLIGATDGFIMRPFLNGGIILGFLGALLSLILSALLVWQLTDIVTQVASVFGTTFHIQGLLWDEVLLIILVAAMIGWLAAWLATAQHLRRFTPE comes from the coding sequence ATGGCTAAAAAACCTATCCATAAAACAGCCAAAGCCAAGGCATTGAAAGGAGGGTGGCGAGAGCAATGGCGCTATGCTTGGCTCAATACATTAGCAGATATGTTACGTCAGCCTTTGGCTACGCTTTTAACGGTGGCTGTTATCGCGATCTCAATAACGTTGCCCAGTCTTTGTTATATTGTTTGGAAAAATGTTTCACAAGCAGCGCAACAATGGTACCCCACACCCCAGTTAACTGTTTATTTGGATAAATCTTTGGATGAAAAAGGTGCTGAACAGACAGTCGCGGGACTTAGGCAATTAGATGGTGTTAAAAGTGTGAATTACCTGTCGCGGGAAGAAGCCATGATTGAGTTTCGCAATTGGTCAGGATTTGGTACAGCATTAGACCTATTGGAAGAAAATCCTTTACCCGCAGTAGCAATTGTCACGCCTAAAATTGATTTTCAAAATTCACAATCCTTGATGAACCTGCGTAATAAAGTAGGTCAGTTAGCTGGAATTGAAGATGTTCGCATGGACGATAGTTGGTTTACCCGTTTAGCAGCATTAACGGGGTTGATAGGACATATTGCATTGGTGATTGGTATTTTAATGGTTATGGCGGTGTTTTTAGTGATAGGCAATAGCATAAGATTAAATATTTTTGCCCGTAGGGATACAATTAATGTCATGAAATTGATCGGGGCGACAGATGGTTTTATTATGCGTCCTTTTTTAAATGGTGGTATTATACTGGGATTTTTGGGTGCTTTACTCTCATTAATACTTTCTGCATTATTGGTATGGCAACTAACCGATATCGTTACACAAGTAGCGAGTGTATTTGGTACTACATTTCATATACAAGGGCTTTTATGGGATGAAGTGCTATTAATTATACTGGTTGCCGCGATGATTGGCTGGTTAGCAGCTTGGCTCGCTACCGCTCAACACTTAAGACGTTTCACGCCAGAGTGA